A segment of the Lycium ferocissimum isolate CSIRO_LF1 chromosome 5, AGI_CSIRO_Lferr_CH_V1, whole genome shotgun sequence genome:
GGGGTAGTCAAGTGTGAgggttgcataagcgttattgtaagggtgaggggttGCATCTATCTtgcaatagagttgtaacctgagtttgctcggttagtggagttgaaatctcCTACGGGtagtcgtggtttttaatccctcgAGCTtgaggagttttccacgtaaaatgTGTTGATTCTTGCCTGTGACGCATAAAGGGAATTGGACATAATAACGGTCCCTCATATACTTTGTGAAGAACGCACGAatctatcaattggtatcagagtaggttctttctaaaaggttaacacgtAGAAAGGATCTTCATCATGACTAGTTCACCAAGCCTAGAGAAAGGAGAATCTATCATAAGACCACCAAGATGCAACAGAGAATATCATAGATGGTGGAAGGGGAGAAGGAATAACTTTTCATGGCTAAGTATCTTGAGCTGtgggacatcatttgtgatggCCCTTATGTTCCTATGAAAAGTTGTGAGACTGGTTCTGTGGCAGGTCCAAATATTAAGAAGAAACCCAGAGTTGAGTGACCTGGTCCCCAGAAAAGGAAGAAGGCTGGAGTGAGAGGAGGCAgtcaaaaaatatatacttggATAGTGAAGGAAGCCAAAGCATAAAACTGAAAGAATGAATGATTTCCTCTCACTCAAGGCCTACCAAGGAGGGAGTGTGTCTTTTGAAAATGGCAAGAAAGGTCACATTCTTGGCCTTGGCAAAAATTGGTAAGATATCCTCCCATGAACTGAAAGTGTGGCACAGAGGAACTCGATCCTTGCAATACAGAAAAGGCGCAGAATCTCCAGAAGGCATAGAGGAATCTGGTCCTCCATTACCCCACTTGAAGCTAAACATCGAGTAACTGATGTTGTATCAAGCACTTCTGAGGCTGGACAAAGAAGTAAAACACTTCCCTACTACAATAAAGAAGTAGATGTCAAGCCTTTGAAGATGACAATGGTGGTCCGAACATGAAGGAACCTGGTCCTTCTATCACTCTTTTGCTAAAGCTGATTTTGCAAAACATAGGACCAAGTAGCAGACATATTCACCAAGGCACTAACCAAGGAGTACCTTGAAAGAGATCGCTTAGAGTTGAGCTTGTCAACTAGTTGACCTTCCACAAGTTCCCTAAATGATTGGCTATGACACGAGGATGGGTACTGAAAGTGTTTTTTGGCAACATCTAACTCAGTTCTATACTGTTACAGGTATACATGGATGGCAATCTTAAGACAATACAAGGATAAGTGACATTGCATTCCTCACATACTTGGCCTTCATTTTCAAAACTTGCTCAGGAACCTGATTCCTGTGACTCAACTTAGTAGTCTCATCAGTACTTGTGTGTCTTTAAACTGCCTAGAGTGCCATGTCATTAAAATGCCTTCCCGTCAATAACCTCTAAACTATGTCAAACCTCACTATTTCTTCTCCAAAATCCCCAAATCCATCTGAACCAAACCCTAAGCCGAAGGACCTCCACTCAGGGGGAATATATTAATGAactaaaaaaggggaaaactggCGAGGGAACTGGGTAGGTAAAAACAATATGGTACTAGTTGATGTGGTGGAAGTGAATAAGGAAGAAAAGGAAGTGGAGGACACTCCACTTAAGAGGAAGGAAAAGTGTAAGACAATAAGGGTTTGCACAGGGACATGGTGCTGatgttacaatttttttttttttttttttttttttttggtaaaagaaCGAAAAAGTTAGGCCAGGAAAGACAACAGTGGTTGCTGCACAACAACCTGATGTTGAGAATGTAGAGTCAGAGGCGAAGAAAGCTAAGACTTTACATATTAACGTTCAAAAGCGTGCAATGGAAGGTGAGGAACCTGGTGCCTTTGAATCACTGAAAGTAGAGAATGCCAAACTGAAGGCGCAAGTGGAGAAACTGAATAGGCACCTGGTTTATAACTAATGAATTGCAAATGAAAGAATCGACAAGCTCCTCAAGCTGATCCATTGACCTGATCCTTCCTCCTAGAAGTTCATTTCCTTCCCTTCTATCTCCTATCTCAAATAACCCTCGTGCTTCTAAACCCTTTATGAATGTTTTGACTATTACGCTTATGGTAGTTTAATCATCACATTCTGTATTATTGGCACTGCTAAATGTTGTTCTGCTAAAATCACATTGGGCATTTTCTCTGATCTATGCAATGTTATTTAACTTGTTTGTTATTGAGTATTGCCTATGTTGTGTTGCCCAAGTGGCCATGAGTTAATGCTGATGAACTTCTTTTTGCTTGTGCTAAAACTCTTttcgatgatgccaaaagggggaagtaTTCCGGGTAGGGGATTGATAGTTGTGGGGGATTGATATTGGTTGTTGCTGCTACTAACGTGTTGCTGTGAGATAGATCTAGGATTGATAGTTGGCTACTGTTATGTTTATGATTTGGTTCTCAAGGGGAACATCATCTACAAGTTTGTCATtatcaaaaaaggaaaagtaaagtatattctatgttttgattattgtcaaaCTGTGAAGAACCAGAAAGAGACCCGGTCTTCAATTTGTTCTCTCCGTACATCTCACTCAAGGGACTAATTGATATATGTGGGAGAGACATTTGTGGAAGACAGGGGGAAAAGGTTTGTAAGTTGGGCAAGTGAAGGTCTGATCCGCAGAGGGAATAAGTGGGATCTGGTTGGGGAATATCAAGAATgtatttgtcatcatcaaaaggAGGAAATTGATACATTATGCTAtattatgttttgatgatttgacaaatctTACTCAAGGGACTAGAAAACAACTATGCGTCTTGCGGTCTGAGCTTCAGGGGGAACGAATGAGAAGGCGGTCTGAACTTCAGGGGGAACAAGTGAGAAATCTAGTCCTCAGTGGGAATATGTttctttgtcatcatcaaaaaggaggaaattgatgagttatgataccttatgttttgatgatttgacaaaccctAAGGAACTAGATATCTCACGTGCTGCTATGTTGACATGCTCCTTGAAGAAACAGATGTAATCAGTCTCACTACACAAGCTGCAGGATATGTTCATATATGAAGGACCAGATATGTTTTAAGAGGGACCATATGAGATCAGGTTCTTTGCAGGATATGTTCATATATGAAGGACCAGATACAGATTCAAAGGGACCAGATGAGATCAGGTCCCCACCTATTGCTTGGTCAACTGTACAACCGTAAAGATATTGACATTGTAGCGGAGAGCGAAAGAGAGTTATTGTGCCGGCCGTTCAAGAACGGATGAGGGACCGAGTTCCTCCATAGAGACTGTGTCCCTGGAGCGTTGAAAAGTCAACTCTGCATACCGTAAAGTCTGATCGCAGTGCTTGAAAGCGAAGAAAGACAACAATAATACAGCAACAGAGGACCAATATGGGCGGTCACCTGCTCACCCTCTTCCCTCTACATATATAACACCATGCTCAAATGAAGAAGACAATCCGAAAATTGCTCCATAcaaagtgcaagtctccaccttTCAAGGTGTTTCTCAAGAACAGAGCCTCAGCAACCCGAAGGACTAGGTCCATAACTGAAGATGTTTTAGGTCtttaggttgttgagtctttgtttttttgtgcttaaactgtaaaccaACTCTTTCATAAAAAGAAGTTATTTGTTGGTGTTCaaaattctcaaggttgcttccacaagctcttgagtggtacactaggctagagttagcttagttgtattagtgtaTAGATAGAGTTAGTCACTGTGGTGAATTCTCAAAGAGTtactttgagtggtacactaggctggagtaagtctaggtgtattagtgtgctTGGCTAGGAGTAGTCAAGGGTGAgggttgcataagcgttattgtaagggtgaggggttATGGGATTTAACTTTTAGCTtgcaatagagttgtaacctgagttTGCTTGGTTAGTCGAGTTAAAATCCTAttggggtaggtcgtgatttttaatcccttgagcaaggagctTTTCAcataaaaatcttgtgttgattcttgtactgcactgcataagggaactggtacacaaccaggtccctcatatactgtttggtgaATACACAACCTCTATCAATATTATTATTGGAGTAGTATTGTCGCGATAAGTATGATCAGAAATGATAATGGGGACGGCAAAAGAGCACTATAAGCACTACAAGCAAATTCTCAATAGGAGGTGAAGCAAATCCACTTATAGAGGATCTTCGTCAGGCTGTTACAAATCTGTCTGCAAAGCTTTATGCTAAGGATGTTCACTTCCTCATGGAACCCATCCAGGTCTATCTCTTTGCATGCATTCTCACTACTGTTCCAATTCCTGcagaccctttttttttgttttttgttttgtgaaaACGGAGGAGTAGAATAAACAATTGTCATTATTGTAATTTCAGAATGCAAAGGATAATGAGTACGACAAAGGAGTGAATCCATCACTGGAATTTATGATAACTTCAAAAGATATTACTGAGACTGGTGCTCAGGCTACACTTTTGATATTCAATAACGAGAAAGGTTTCTCTCGTAAGAACATAGAGTCCATATGCAGTGTTGGACGTTCCACTAAGAAGGGCAATCGCAAGCGTGGCTACATAGGCGAAAAAGGTAATCCAAAATTCATCTAGTAGAATTCATTTACTGAAGGTTTACCCATCCATGGAGTCACtcaacttttaattttaaaaaaaattagcttaAAAAAATTTCCACGTCAGTAAAATCAATCTGAAATATCGTTTGAACTGGTTGAGTGACTTTGTAGGTGAAATGAcaatagttgagtgacttttctATTACAAAATAAAGTTAAGTGACTGGCTGAGATACTTATcattagttgagtgacttttgtgttacaaaATAAAGTTGAGTCACTTTTGAGATAAAAGTTgttagttgagtgaccatcaTGCCCATATGTGTATCAACTGGTTGTTCCTAAATTTTCACCGTTCTTTTTTGCACTATGATCGTGTGTCCAAACTTGGCTGGGACTGTTTTTGCTTTACTAGTTTGTAGTTTAGTTAGTGAAAATGTTACAGTGCTGCTCCTACTACTTGTCATGTGTGTTGGCAGAGGCGGAGCCGCGATTGAAAATTTATTGACTAAATGCTAGGATAGCGATATTAGGTGTTATTATGTTGTTTCGAatttaactttttgtacatatttagtgtatttcttaatataaatatagagtTCAGATTAAAGCTATTGGGTTCACGTAACCTTCTAGCTTTGCTCCTGACTACTGTATGCCCCTTTATGGTTTAGTAATAAGCTCTAAGTTAGCCAACGTAAAGTGGGTGAGAGTAATTCATATTCAATTATTcatcaaaaatcattttctccTTTATGTTTTTCCAATAGTTTAGAGAACCTATGCTGTTAGAATTCCTAATTTCCTTAGAAGACACATTTGGATTTGATAGTATTGGAATGAGATTGGACTGAATAAAGTAGAACAAATATAGATAGCCCAGTTAAACTGCTAAAGTTTTGTCAACAAGGTTAAACAGTTATTAAATGGGTGTACTCCAGAGGACAtgcgtaactggtaaagttgcgGCCGtatgtgaccaggaggtcatGGGTTCAAGCCGTGAAAATAGCCCCTTGCAGAAATGCAGAGTAAGATTGCGTACAATAGATCCTTATGGTTCGACTCTTCCCCGGACCCTGCATATACCgtgagcttagtgcaccgggctgattttttttattttttttttaaaaaaactctAGAGGACACCCAACATAAAACTGCTAAAGCTTTGTCAATAAGGTTAAACAGTAATTAAATGGGTGTACCCAGAGGACATGCGTAACCGATAAAGTTACGGCCGTATGTGACCGAGGAGGTCGTGGTTCAAAGCCGTGAAAATAGCCTTGCAAACGCTTGCGTATAATAGATCCTTATGGTTCGACTCTTCCTAGACCACCCCGCATATATCGTGAGCGTAGtgcattgaaaaaaaaaaactctagaGGACACCCAACATAAATATGtgaaagtttttattttttattttttttattttttatgtagatACACTAATCATTAATTTTTGTCTATTGCCCTCTCTGCTTATAATCCGGGGTGCGAATTATCGTGAGCTTGGGCTAGcagatatcgagcaccaatcggAAAATcaaaagaacgtgaaaaatgaggtaagAGGTTTttttgacataaataaataagattaggacctttaattaattaaaaagttttaaaaaaaattaaaaattattgtgAGACCTACAAAAGTCAACATAAATAAAAGTagacttttaaaaacaaaaaataaaaaaaattgacttaaataaataagattttttttaattaatttaaaaagtttttaaatttgggaaattattgtaatcattaatttttgtcattccctcttatatataatagtatataAGGTGCTTCAATATTGTAACTATAAGTATAAATGTCCTATTCAAGCTATTTAATAGGAA
Coding sequences within it:
- the LOC132057599 gene encoding protein NO VEIN-like gives rise to the protein MMGTAKEHIEEIRRSKFSIGGETNPLTEDLHQAVKNLSAELYAKDVHFLMELIQNAKDNEYDKGVNPSLEFMITSKDITETGAQATLLIFNNEKGFSRKNIESICSVGRSTKKGNRKRGYIGEKGEMTIVE